The stretch of DNA CCGGTGGCCGGCCCGCCGTTCTGGCGTGCGAGAACCCTCATTCACCTCTGGGCCCGCCCGTCGGGCCGACCAAGGGTGAGTGATTGATCACTGTGCGTGAGGTGGCCTCTTGTCAGTGCCATCGGGTTGCATGGGGGTATGGAAGATCTGGAACTCCGCGCCGAAGCCGATGCCGTCCTCGCCGAGCTGGTCGGTGCCCCCGAGGGGTCGGCCCGGTTGCGGGAGGACCAGTGGCAGGCGGTGGCGGCCCTGGTGCGGGAGCGTCGGCGTGCCCTGGTGGTGCAGCGCACCGGCTGGGGCAAGTCCGCGGTGTACTTCGTGGCCACCGCGCTGCTGCGCCGCCGCGGCGCGGGCCCCACGGTGATCATCTCGCCGCTGCTGGCGTTGATGCGCAACCAGGTCGATTCGGCGGCGCGGGCCGGTATCCAGGCCCGCACGATCAACTCGGCCAACCCGGAGGAGTGGGACACCATCTACGGGGAGGTCGAGCGCGGTGAGACCGATGTTCTCCTCGTGAGCCCCGAGCGTCTCAACTCCGTGGACTTCCGCGATCAGGTGCTGCCCAGGCTCGCGGCCACGACCGGCCTGCTCGTGGTCGACGAGGCGCACTGCATCTCCGACTGGGGTCACGACTTCCGCCCGGACTACCGGCGACTGCGGGCGATGCTGGCCGAGCTGCCCGCGGGAGTGCCGGTGCTGGCCACCACAGCGACCGCCAATGCCCGGGTCACCGCGGACGTGGCCGATCAGCTGGGTACGGGGGCGGGCGAGGCCCTGGTGCTCCGCGGCCCACTGGAGCGGGAGAGCCTGCGGCTGGGAGTGGTGCGGCTGCCGGACGCCGCCCATCGCCTCGGGTGGCTCGCCGAGCACCTGGGGGAGCTGACGGGCTCGGGAATCATCTACACCCTCACCGTCGCCGCGGCGGAGGAGGCCACCGCGTTCCTGCGTCAGCGCGGGTTCGAGGTCGCGTCCTACACGGGGAAGACGGAGAACGCCGACCGGCTGCAGGCCGAGGTGGACCTGCGGGACAATCGGGTCAAGGCGCTCGTCGCGACATCGGCCCTCGGCATGGGCTACGACAAACCGGACCTGGGCTTCGTGGTGCACCTCGGCTCGCCGTCCTCGCCGATCGCCTACTACCAGCAGGTGGGCCGTGCGGGGCGCGGGGTGGCCCACGCGGACGTGCTGCTGCTGCCCGGCAAGGAGGACGAGGCCATCTGGCGCTACTTCGCCGACACCGCTTTCCCGCCCGAGTCGCAGGTACGCCAGACCCTCTCCGCCCTGGAGAGCGCGGGGCGCCCACTGTCCGTGCCCGCCCTGGAGGCGGCGGTGGACCTTCGGCGCAGCCGCCTGGAGTCG from Streptomyces tsukubensis encodes:
- a CDS encoding RecQ family ATP-dependent DNA helicase; translation: MEDLELRAEADAVLAELVGAPEGSARLREDQWQAVAALVRERRRALVVQRTGWGKSAVYFVATALLRRRGAGPTVIISPLLALMRNQVDSAARAGIQARTINSANPEEWDTIYGEVERGETDVLLVSPERLNSVDFRDQVLPRLAATTGLLVVDEAHCISDWGHDFRPDYRRLRAMLAELPAGVPVLATTATANARVTADVADQLGTGAGEALVLRGPLERESLRLGVVRLPDAAHRLGWLAEHLGELTGSGIIYTLTVAAAEEATAFLRQRGFEVASYTGKTENADRLQAEVDLRDNRVKALVATSALGMGYDKPDLGFVVHLGSPSSPIAYYQQVGRAGRGVAHADVLLLPGKEDEAIWRYFADTAFPPESQVRQTLSALESAGRPLSVPALEAAVDLRRSRLESMLKVLDVDGAVKRVKGGWTATGAEWVYEGERYAWVAEQRAAEQQAMRDYASTSQCRMEFLRRQLDDEGAAPCGRCDNCAGNWADASVSAETLTGAAKELDRPGVEIEPRRMWPTGMPALGIDLKGRIPAKEQCSTGRALGRLSDIGWGNRLRPLLAENAPDGPVPEDVLRAAVAVLADWARSPGGWATDTPDSLARPVGIVAVPSMARPRLVGSLAQGIATIGRLPFLGTLAYTGPNGANAARRSNSAQRLRALSGAFTVTEELAGALAGAPGPVLLVDDLTDSGWTLAVAGRLLRRAGSEGVLPLVLAAAG